A region from the Mycolicibacterium litorale genome encodes:
- a CDS encoding ATP-binding cassette domain-containing protein: protein MTKRDPMGEESGSSYDKSVVVDDLSKSFGGVKAVQGVSFEVGRGEVVALLGPNGAGKTTTVDMLATLTVPDGGHASIAGFDVVSQASAVRRSIMLTGQQVALDDMLTGRENLVLFGRLQGLAKAAAQSRADDLLRDFDLVDAADRRVGTYSGGMRRRIDIACGLVVRPEVVFLDEPTTGLDPRSRQTIWDLVAGFKELGIATLLTTQYLEEADALSDRIIVIDHGVVIAEGTADELKERTGGSYCEIVPRDLHQLPAVVDALGSLLPEQNRAALTPTSDRIAIPAPDGVHTLVEALARLNAADIELTDIALRRPSLDEVFLALTSDSAPSPASDSPDTRPSVSAPPAAAAGGGKHRMNGRASRPGTDVMS from the coding sequence ATGACCAAGCGAGATCCGATGGGTGAAGAGTCCGGATCCTCTTACGACAAGAGCGTGGTCGTCGACGATCTGAGCAAGTCGTTCGGCGGTGTGAAGGCTGTTCAGGGAGTGAGCTTCGAGGTCGGGCGGGGTGAGGTGGTCGCCTTGCTCGGCCCGAACGGGGCCGGTAAGACCACGACCGTCGACATGTTGGCCACCCTCACCGTCCCGGACGGCGGGCATGCCAGCATCGCAGGCTTCGATGTGGTGTCCCAGGCGTCCGCGGTGCGGCGGTCGATCATGTTGACCGGGCAGCAGGTTGCCCTCGACGACATGCTCACCGGGCGGGAGAATCTGGTGTTGTTCGGCCGACTCCAGGGGTTGGCGAAGGCCGCCGCCCAATCACGTGCCGATGATCTTCTCCGCGACTTCGATCTGGTGGACGCGGCCGATCGACGGGTCGGGACCTACTCGGGTGGGATGCGGCGACGCATCGACATCGCGTGCGGGTTGGTGGTTCGTCCGGAAGTGGTGTTCCTCGACGAGCCCACAACAGGTCTCGATCCGCGTAGCCGGCAGACGATCTGGGACCTGGTGGCCGGCTTCAAGGAGCTCGGGATCGCGACCTTGTTGACGACGCAGTACCTCGAGGAGGCGGACGCGCTCAGCGACCGGATCATCGTCATAGACCACGGCGTCGTCATCGCCGAGGGCACCGCCGACGAACTCAAGGAGCGGACGGGTGGCAGCTACTGTGAGATCGTCCCGAGAGATCTCCATCAGCTTCCGGCCGTCGTGGATGCACTCGGATCGCTATTGCCCGAACAAAACCGAGCTGCGTTGACTCCGACGTCCGACCGCATTGCCATACCGGCGCCGGATGGTGTGCACACTCTCGTAGAGGCGTTGGCGCGGCTCAACGCCGCCGACATCGAGCTCACCGACATCGCGTTGCGCCGACCCTCGCTCGACGAGGTGTTCTTGGCGTTGACGTCAGACTCTGCCCCGTCACCCGCGTCGGACTCACCTGACACACGACCGAGTGTCTCGGCCCCACCCGCGGCGGCGGCGGGCGGAGGAAAACACCGGATGAACGGTCGCGCCTCGCGTCCGGGCACGGATGTGATGTCATGA
- a CDS encoding ABC transporter permease, giving the protein MSVAHDKTPLNSTIVNDEAFPVVDRRGVENSLRVLVPHTFVQLQRLLIRLLRDPMTFFFGLVFPIFFLLVMDIVLGETISTVTGHSALYGSVPMVTVIGAMNGATVGAVAIITERTDGLLARLWVVPVHRASGLLARIGAEMVRVVVNSVFLLGVGVLMGLRFQQGVLATLAWLCIPALFGVAFASLVLTVALYWPTTTLVDGVVLVNSLALFFCTGFVPLDQYPEWIQPVVEHQPLSYAIEAMRGLSLGGQVLEPVTGILLWSGGIVAMCAIPMVIGYRRACRRG; this is encoded by the coding sequence ATGTCAGTTGCCCATGACAAGACGCCGCTGAACTCCACCATTGTGAACGACGAGGCGTTCCCCGTGGTCGATCGCCGCGGCGTTGAGAACTCGCTGCGCGTGCTCGTTCCGCACACGTTCGTGCAACTGCAGCGGCTGCTCATCCGTCTGCTGCGCGACCCGATGACGTTCTTCTTCGGTCTCGTCTTCCCGATATTCTTCCTGCTGGTGATGGACATCGTTCTCGGAGAGACGATCTCAACGGTCACCGGACACAGTGCTCTGTACGGAAGTGTTCCCATGGTGACGGTCATCGGGGCGATGAACGGCGCAACAGTCGGGGCGGTGGCAATCATCACCGAGAGGACGGACGGCCTGCTGGCTCGGCTGTGGGTGGTGCCGGTGCACCGTGCGTCGGGTCTGCTCGCCAGGATCGGCGCGGAGATGGTCCGCGTCGTCGTCAATTCGGTCTTCCTGCTCGGCGTCGGGGTGCTGATGGGTCTTCGGTTCCAGCAGGGGGTCCTGGCGACGTTGGCGTGGCTGTGCATTCCCGCCCTGTTCGGCGTGGCGTTCGCATCGCTTGTGCTCACCGTCGCGCTGTACTGGCCGACCACCACGCTGGTCGACGGTGTGGTGCTGGTCAACTCGCTCGCGCTGTTCTTCTGCACGGGATTCGTTCCGTTGGACCAGTATCCGGAATGGATCCAGCCGGTGGTCGAGCATCAGCCTCTGTCCTATGCGATCGAGGCGATGCGAGGTCTCTCTCTCGGCGGTCAGGTGCTCGAACCGGTCACCGGAATACTGCTGTGGTCCGGCGGGATCGTCGCAATGTGTGCCATCCCGATGGTGATCGGCTACCGCAGGGCGTGCCGTCGCGGGTGA
- a CDS encoding type I polyketide synthase has product MNLASDLDALPPNAIAVVGMAARLPGADSLSAFWDNLMRGEESIVTLPEERLAAAGIGEKALGSASYVRRAALLDGFDEFDPGFFGFPPQTARVMDPQQRVFLQCAWHALEDAGCDPADFDGSIGVFGTSGASIYMLHNLLSHHDPDQIMGQGASFDLINMSLWNDKDYLATRISHQFNLRGPSITVQSACSSSLVAVHMACQSLLSGESDVALAGGVSIRVPHYAGYWHEPGSMVSADGHCRPFDVRADGTVFSSGCGIVVLKPLQAAIEEGDRIHAVIRGSAINNDGSLKMTYAAPNGDAQADVIAEAHAVADVDSSTISYVETHGTATPLGDPIEVAGLRRAFSVSGTSRPGPCALGSVKSNIGHLGEASGIAGLIKTILSVQNRALAPTLHFTSPNPALNLDDGPFFVQSSPTTWEWDGPLRAGVSSFGVGGTNVHLVVEEPPGSPARAAHTGPQVLRLSARTENGLTDFRSALAKELSRENAPDLSDVAFTLGGRRKHDLRMAVVVHDADDACAVLRTPEHDNVFVGTAVEGAQSAANRVVLLFPGQGAQHAGMAQGLYETEAVFAEHFQKCSEGFLAELGFDLRETLFGGAATDLERTDRTQPALFAVEFALGKLLESYGVRAAAYAGHSIGEYAAAALAGVFDLETAIRAVAVRARLMHAAPPGAMIAVAIGEQAVADHLSPDLDLAVLNDPENCVIAGSQPDILKLQNELRRKGIMARRVRTSHAFHSALMDPVVPQFAEFMSSVALRKPHTRLLSNVTGTWMTDDEATDPGTWAKQIRRTVRFSDEIDRILDNPHSVVVEVGPGGTLTGSAIRHPKWSSGHRAVRLMRHQVQNRNDQDTFLLGLGQLWAAGVEVDWSRSSGEQPRRVSLPGYPFARERHWIEPRKTEWVEGRAVTGADAATPATRADGQAGTGKNAQADIERTLQRIWCDCLGVSSVGRTDDFFEIGGDSLFAVGVAMSATSQGLDLTPQDLYENRSVSTLAATLVARYSAGGLTGAPVDDDMDLPVPPTVLCCLEGGLRDPGQRRVPLILRLSADVSAADVAAVVTAVINHHDALRTLFTNRSGSWGQRISPAVEAVDLPVHSLDETLSPGTAQERETVLDLLAEDIGRCDLSSPALSATLVVDGQGVSRYLALSVLELVADAPSREILLTDLFTAFAQRLAGQDIVLPTATGTWREWSQRCVALASHPAVLETRDYWIDNATRTTMHLADAEVVDPPGVSDLARLPLTLTADQTTEIDHARMRYQYTVEEILLGALSRTVAHTLGEGVVSIDVAGDGRSVLKPDVDPRRTVGGFSTVYPVPLACANPETVGAVENLQNVHATLTGVPHHGIGLGLLRYLYAPTARVLSAVPLPGIYLCDEGIIPDAPVGYAPVQFDLDAAMSVRDKTPGLGHAIEIRTYRSAGVLHCDWWYDRRRLERGVVEAMVEYFPRSLSELVTEATSYEQVDSDGGGATLELSLVDLSAE; this is encoded by the coding sequence ATGAACCTCGCCAGCGACCTCGACGCTCTACCCCCCAACGCGATCGCGGTTGTGGGAATGGCCGCCCGGCTGCCGGGAGCCGACTCGCTGTCGGCGTTCTGGGACAACCTCATGCGCGGCGAGGAATCGATCGTGACGCTGCCCGAGGAGCGATTGGCCGCAGCCGGAATAGGCGAGAAGGCCCTGGGGAGCGCGTCATACGTTCGGCGGGCGGCATTGTTGGACGGTTTCGACGAGTTCGATCCCGGGTTCTTCGGCTTTCCACCTCAGACGGCTCGCGTGATGGACCCGCAACAGCGTGTGTTCCTGCAATGCGCGTGGCACGCGTTGGAGGACGCCGGCTGCGATCCGGCCGATTTCGACGGATCCATAGGCGTCTTCGGCACCAGTGGCGCCAGCATCTACATGCTGCACAACCTTCTCTCCCACCACGATCCGGACCAGATCATGGGGCAGGGGGCGTCGTTCGATCTCATCAACATGTCCCTGTGGAACGACAAGGATTACCTGGCGACGAGGATCTCGCATCAATTCAACCTGCGCGGGCCCAGCATCACCGTCCAGTCGGCCTGCTCCTCGTCCCTGGTTGCCGTCCACATGGCATGCCAGAGCCTGTTGAGTGGTGAGTCGGATGTGGCTCTGGCCGGCGGAGTTTCGATTCGCGTCCCGCACTATGCCGGATACTGGCACGAGCCGGGTTCAATGGTGTCGGCCGACGGACACTGCCGACCTTTCGACGTGAGAGCCGATGGCACCGTGTTCTCCAGCGGATGCGGGATCGTGGTGCTCAAGCCACTGCAGGCGGCCATCGAGGAAGGCGATCGCATCCACGCGGTGATCCGCGGTTCCGCGATCAACAACGACGGATCGTTGAAGATGACCTACGCGGCGCCCAATGGTGACGCGCAAGCGGACGTCATCGCGGAGGCGCACGCGGTGGCCGATGTCGACTCCTCGACGATCAGCTACGTCGAAACCCACGGCACTGCCACACCTCTCGGTGATCCGATCGAGGTCGCCGGTCTGCGGAGGGCGTTCAGCGTGTCAGGAACTTCGCGCCCGGGCCCCTGCGCCCTGGGCTCGGTCAAGTCCAACATCGGCCACCTGGGCGAGGCCTCCGGTATCGCGGGGCTCATCAAGACCATCCTGTCCGTGCAGAACCGCGCCCTCGCGCCCACCCTGCACTTCACCAGCCCCAACCCGGCTCTGAACCTCGATGACGGTCCCTTCTTCGTCCAGAGCAGCCCCACCACGTGGGAGTGGGACGGACCCTTGCGGGCCGGCGTGAGCTCGTTCGGGGTAGGAGGAACCAACGTTCACCTCGTCGTCGAAGAACCGCCCGGCTCGCCGGCACGTGCGGCTCATACCGGACCGCAGGTTCTCCGGCTGTCGGCCCGTACCGAGAACGGATTGACCGACTTCCGTTCGGCTCTGGCCAAGGAACTGTCCCGCGAGAATGCCCCGGACCTGTCAGACGTGGCCTTCACCCTCGGCGGTCGGAGGAAACACGATCTTCGGATGGCCGTGGTGGTGCACGATGCCGATGACGCTTGCGCCGTTCTGCGAACGCCCGAACACGACAATGTCTTCGTCGGTACGGCGGTCGAGGGCGCGCAGTCGGCGGCCAACCGGGTGGTGCTGCTGTTCCCCGGGCAGGGTGCTCAGCACGCGGGAATGGCGCAGGGCCTCTACGAGACGGAAGCGGTGTTCGCCGAACACTTCCAGAAATGCTCCGAAGGCTTCCTGGCAGAACTCGGATTCGACCTCCGGGAGACGCTGTTCGGCGGCGCCGCAACGGACTTGGAGCGCACCGACCGGACGCAACCGGCGCTCTTCGCGGTCGAGTTCGCGCTCGGGAAGCTGCTCGAATCCTACGGTGTGCGGGCGGCCGCCTACGCCGGTCACAGCATCGGTGAGTATGCCGCGGCCGCACTGGCAGGCGTTTTCGACCTCGAGACCGCGATCCGGGCGGTGGCGGTGCGGGCCCGCTTGATGCACGCAGCACCGCCCGGGGCGATGATCGCCGTGGCGATCGGCGAGCAGGCCGTCGCCGACCATCTTTCCCCTGACCTCGACCTGGCGGTGCTCAACGATCCCGAGAACTGTGTCATCGCCGGCTCCCAGCCCGACATCCTGAAACTGCAGAACGAGTTGCGAAGGAAGGGGATCATGGCACGCCGCGTCCGGACGTCACACGCATTCCATTCTGCGTTGATGGATCCGGTCGTTCCGCAGTTCGCGGAATTCATGTCGAGCGTCGCATTGCGCAAACCGCACACCCGGTTGCTGTCGAATGTCACAGGGACCTGGATGACCGATGACGAGGCGACCGATCCCGGCACGTGGGCGAAGCAGATCCGCCGCACTGTCAGGTTCTCAGACGAGATCGACCGCATCCTCGACAACCCGCACAGCGTGGTCGTCGAGGTCGGCCCGGGCGGCACCCTGACCGGGTCGGCGATCCGACATCCCAAGTGGTCGAGCGGGCATCGTGCCGTGCGGTTGATGCGACACCAGGTGCAGAACAGGAATGATCAGGACACTTTCCTGCTGGGTCTCGGGCAGCTGTGGGCCGCGGGGGTCGAGGTCGACTGGTCACGCTCGTCGGGCGAGCAACCGCGACGGGTCTCACTGCCCGGTTATCCCTTTGCACGGGAGCGCCATTGGATCGAGCCGAGGAAGACCGAGTGGGTGGAGGGACGTGCGGTGACGGGGGCGGACGCCGCGACACCCGCGACCCGCGCCGATGGTCAGGCCGGCACCGGCAAGAACGCGCAGGCCGACATCGAACGCACACTGCAACGCATCTGGTGCGACTGCCTGGGGGTCAGCTCGGTCGGCCGTACGGACGACTTCTTCGAGATCGGCGGTGACTCACTGTTCGCGGTCGGAGTCGCGATGAGTGCCACCAGTCAGGGGCTCGACCTCACTCCGCAGGACCTCTACGAGAATCGCAGCGTGTCGACGCTCGCAGCGACGCTCGTCGCCCGGTACTCCGCGGGCGGGCTGACCGGAGCGCCGGTTGACGACGACATGGATCTGCCTGTGCCTCCCACCGTGCTGTGTTGCCTCGAAGGGGGACTGCGGGACCCCGGCCAACGGCGAGTACCGCTCATCCTGCGACTCTCCGCCGACGTATCGGCGGCCGACGTGGCCGCTGTCGTCACCGCTGTGATCAATCATCACGACGCTCTGCGAACACTTTTCACGAACCGTTCGGGCAGTTGGGGGCAACGCATATCGCCCGCAGTCGAAGCCGTCGACCTGCCGGTCCACTCACTCGATGAAACGCTGAGCCCGGGGACCGCTCAGGAGCGTGAAACGGTGCTGGACCTGCTCGCGGAGGACATCGGCCGCTGTGACCTGTCGAGTCCGGCGTTGAGCGCCACACTCGTCGTCGATGGGCAAGGAGTCTCGCGTTACCTGGCGCTCAGCGTCCTCGAATTGGTTGCCGATGCGCCGTCCCGCGAGATCCTGCTGACCGACCTCTTCACGGCTTTCGCCCAGAGGCTGGCGGGTCAGGACATCGTGTTGCCGACCGCAACCGGCACCTGGCGGGAATGGTCTCAGCGCTGCGTGGCCCTGGCCTCGCATCCGGCGGTGCTCGAGACCCGGGACTACTGGATCGACAACGCCACCAGGACCACCATGCACCTGGCCGACGCTGAGGTCGTGGATCCGCCGGGGGTCTCAGACCTGGCGCGGCTGCCGTTGACGCTGACCGCCGACCAGACCACCGAGATCGATCACGCCCGTATGCGTTACCAGTACACCGTCGAAGAGATTCTCCTCGGTGCGCTCAGTCGGACCGTCGCCCACACGCTCGGCGAGGGAGTGGTGTCGATCGACGTGGCGGGGGACGGCCGCTCGGTGCTCAAACCCGATGTGGATCCGCGCCGAACCGTCGGCGGGTTCTCGACCGTCTACCCCGTGCCGCTTGCCTGTGCCAATCCGGAAACGGTCGGCGCGGTGGAGAATCTGCAGAACGTGCACGCCACGCTGACGGGTGTGCCGCACCACGGCATCGGGCTCGGATTGCTGCGCTATCTGTATGCTCCGACCGCCCGAGTGCTCAGCGCTGTCCCGCTGCCCGGCATCTACCTGTGTGATGAGGGGATCATCCCCGATGCGCCGGTGGGGTATGCACCCGTGCAGTTCGACCTCGATGCCGCGATGTCGGTCCGGGACAAGACTCCGGGTTTGGGTCATGCGATCGAGATCAGGACGTACCGCTCTGCTGGTGTGCTCCATTGCGATTGGTGGTACGACCGTCGGCGGCTCGAGCGGGGAGTCGTCGAGGCGATGGTCGAGTACTTCCCGCGTTCGCTCAGTGAGTTGGTCACCGAAGCGACCTCATACGAGCAAGTGGATTCCGACGGAGGCGGTGCCACTCTCGAGCTCTCCCTAGTTGACCTTTCGGCGGAATGA
- a CDS encoding phthiocerol/phthiodiolone dimycocerosyl transferase family protein, whose product MFSTSGIRKLAPSEEFFAETQTFTSVTVFLEGALDVDAMAMAFDVLLEVYPVYAGHLEQGTDGRYEIVTDDLLHGGMWMVDGDGERAPHMRLDQNVSLLNLLLRTSDGRAELTLFVHHSLADGHHIAGLFFELFSRYTELIATGDVGPIQVQQAPEPVETVLAQRGVQKLRRSGLDRFIPAMFAYELPPRRSSGSEQPTEPVEVPASRGRLTRDETTALVRFGRKNRLFVNSLVSAAILLAEWRLRQTPHIPIPYLCPVNLRGLLEPPVTPTGCTLALGVACYLAEITSDTTLTGLAHDIADTLQTDLSEGVIQQSMLHFSLQYEEIPGLPDAVIFTNIGNVSAVPTPPGLEVVDYRSEFHRASAAVVDVYTCGIAAGQLRVEHHVQNAASERSIESILSLLRAATLEYQH is encoded by the coding sequence ATGTTCTCGACATCCGGCATTCGCAAGCTCGCTCCCAGTGAGGAGTTCTTCGCCGAGACCCAGACGTTCACCTCGGTGACCGTGTTCCTCGAAGGGGCACTCGACGTCGATGCGATGGCGATGGCTTTCGACGTTCTCCTCGAGGTCTATCCGGTGTACGCGGGCCACTTGGAGCAGGGGACCGACGGGCGGTACGAGATCGTCACCGACGACCTTCTCCACGGCGGGATGTGGATGGTCGACGGCGATGGCGAACGTGCGCCGCACATGCGACTCGACCAGAACGTGTCGCTGCTGAACCTCCTCCTCAGGACGTCGGACGGACGCGCCGAACTCACTCTGTTCGTCCACCACAGCCTTGCCGACGGCCACCACATCGCGGGCCTGTTCTTCGAGTTGTTTTCTCGCTACACCGAATTGATCGCCACGGGTGACGTGGGGCCGATCCAGGTCCAGCAGGCGCCGGAACCGGTGGAGACCGTGCTGGCACAGCGCGGCGTCCAGAAGCTGAGAAGGTCCGGGTTGGACCGGTTCATCCCTGCGATGTTCGCCTATGAACTACCGCCTCGTCGCTCATCCGGATCAGAGCAACCCACCGAACCGGTGGAAGTGCCGGCTTCCCGCGGGCGGTTGACCAGGGATGAGACGACGGCCCTGGTGCGGTTCGGACGTAAGAATCGTCTGTTCGTCAACTCGCTGGTCTCCGCGGCGATCCTGCTGGCGGAGTGGCGCCTGCGCCAGACGCCGCACATTCCGATCCCGTATCTGTGTCCGGTGAACCTGCGCGGGTTGCTGGAACCTCCGGTGACGCCGACGGGTTGCACCCTCGCGCTGGGAGTGGCCTGCTACCTGGCGGAGATCACCTCGGACACCACTCTCACCGGGCTGGCCCACGACATCGCCGATACGCTCCAGACGGATCTGTCCGAGGGCGTCATCCAGCAGTCCATGCTGCACTTCAGCCTGCAGTACGAGGAGATCCCGGGGCTGCCGGATGCCGTCATCTTCACCAACATCGGCAATGTGTCCGCCGTTCCGACACCTCCCGGTCTCGAAGTCGTCGACTACAGATCGGAGTTCCATCGCGCTTCCGCCGCGGTGGTCGACGTCTACACATGCGGGATCGCCGCCGGCCAACTGCGGGTGGAGCACCACGTCCAGAACGCCGCGTCAGAAAGGTCGATCGAATCGATCCTTTCGTTGCTGCGTGCCGCCACGCTCGAGTACCAGCACTGA
- a CDS encoding ABC transporter permease — protein sequence MTVALDTPRQDALAVARPRPSNFGQWWVLTKRLVSPTLRNGEVLTAVVASVVFTIGWYVPLKNIMGATMEMSSYAQYLMPLIALQGISFAAVTGALRAATDSVKGVNRRFQSMPIATLTPLTARMSASVYRCTVGTAAALISGHVIGFRFYRDLEYTVAFCLLLLMIGFVLSFLSDLLGSNSKNPAATTQWLLLPQLIFGLLSVGIQPADRFPDWIEPVVRNQPISQFVYALRALAGDSTSAVGPVTWSAVGPSLIWLVVVAAVMVPASIVIVLRRP from the coding sequence ATGACCGTTGCTCTGGACACACCCCGGCAGGATGCGCTGGCGGTCGCCAGGCCGCGACCCTCCAACTTCGGACAGTGGTGGGTGCTCACCAAACGGTTGGTCTCACCCACCTTGCGTAACGGCGAGGTCCTCACCGCGGTGGTCGCGTCGGTCGTGTTCACCATCGGTTGGTACGTGCCCCTGAAGAACATCATGGGCGCCACAATGGAGATGAGTTCCTATGCGCAGTACCTGATGCCGCTCATCGCGTTGCAGGGCATCTCATTCGCTGCGGTCACCGGAGCGCTGCGGGCGGCGACTGATTCGGTGAAGGGGGTCAACCGCCGCTTCCAGTCCATGCCGATCGCCACGTTGACCCCGCTCACCGCCCGGATGTCCGCCAGCGTGTACCGGTGCACGGTGGGCACGGCCGCAGCCCTGATCAGTGGTCATGTGATCGGCTTCCGGTTCTACCGGGACCTGGAGTACACGGTGGCGTTCTGCCTGCTGCTCCTCATGATCGGTTTCGTCCTGTCGTTCCTGTCGGACCTGTTGGGCAGCAACTCGAAGAATCCGGCGGCCACCACGCAGTGGCTCCTGCTGCCGCAGCTGATCTTCGGCCTGCTCTCCGTCGGTATACAACCCGCGGATCGCTTCCCGGACTGGATCGAGCCGGTCGTACGCAACCAGCCGATTTCTCAATTCGTCTACGCATTACGCGCGCTGGCGGGTGACTCGACCTCCGCTGTCGGTCCCGTGACCTGGTCGGCAGTCGGCCCGTCGCTGATCTGGCTCGTGGTCGTGGCGGCGGTCATGGTGCCCGCGTCCATCGTCATCGTCCTGAGGAGGCCGTGA